In a genomic window of Zonotrichia albicollis isolate bZonAlb1 chromosome 7, bZonAlb1.hap1, whole genome shotgun sequence:
- the PGAM1 gene encoding phosphoglycerate mutase 1 produces MWYVRLRLARGQRMRLPLPTGGARGGAGPSGGVNRARQRREEQRAPVPLPAMAAAYRLVLVRHGESAWNLENRFSGWYDADLSPAGQQEARRGGEALRDAGYEFDICFTSVQKRAIRTLWTVLDAIDQMWLPVIRTWRLNERHYGALTGLNKAETAAKHGEAQVKIWRRSYDIPPPPMQSDHPFYSTIAKDRRYADLTEDQLPTCESLKDTIARALPFWNEEIVPQIKEGKRVLIAAHGNSLRGIVKHLEGMSEEAIMELNLPTGIPIVYELDKNLKPVKPMQFLGDEETVRKAMEAVAAQGKAKK; encoded by the exons ATGTGGTACGTGCGCCTCCGCCTGGCGCGCGGTCAGCGCATGCGCCTCCCCCTTCCCACGGGCGgtgcgcggggcggggcggggccgagcGGGGGCGTTAATCGCGCGCGGCAGCGGCGTGAGGAGCAGCGCGCCCCGGTCCCTCTGCCCGCCATGGCCGCCGCATACCGCCTCGTCCTCGTCCGCCACGGCGAGAGCGCCTGGAACCTCGAGAACCGCTTTAGCGGGTGGTACGACGCCGACCTCAGCCCCGCCGGGCAGCAGGAGGCGCGGCGCGGTGGCGAGGCCCTCCGAG ATGCCGGCTATGAGTTCGACATCTGCTTCACGTCGGTACAAAAACGGGCGATCCGTACTCTCTGGACCGTACTGGATGCCATTGATCAGATGTGGTTGCCCGTTATCCGGACCTGGCGCCTAAATGAGAGGCACTATGGGGCTCTCACGGGTTTGAACAAGGCTGAGACAGCAGCAAAGCACGGTGAGGCGCAGGTCAAGATCTGGAGGCGCTCCTATGACATCCCTCCGCCTCCCATGCAGTCTGACCACCCCTTCTACAGCACTATTGCAAAG GATCGCCGCTATGCCGACCTGACAGAGGACCAGCTGCCAACGTGTGAGAGCTTGAAGGACACCATTGCCCGGGCTCTGCCTTTCTGGAATGAGGAGATCGTCCCACAGATCAAAGAGGGCAAACGAGTCCTCATTGCTGCTCACGGCAATAGCCTGCGTGGGATTGTCAAGCACCTGGAAG GCATGTCAGAAGAGGCCATCATGGAGCTGAACCTGCCCACTGGCATCCCCATTGTCTACGAGCTGGACAAGAACCTGAAACCTGTCAAGCCCATGCAGTTCCTGGGGGATGAGGAGACTGTGCGCAAGGCCATGGAGGccgttgctgctcagggcaagGCCAAGAAGTga
- the RRP12 gene encoding RRP12-like protein, whose product MAAGAGSGNEAVGTAARGAGSSMARSGRLRSGAAAKLKRWRKGHSSDSNPETRQHRLAARSRFCSRPAEKSNLTVDAVKLHNELQSGSLRLQRAGDSAQRMEEGSAEEAATERSSGTFLSGLSDCSNVTFSKVQRFWESNSAAHKEICAVLAAVTEVIRSRGGRESETEYFAALMTTLEAVESPESLSAVAYLLNLVLKRVPSPVLIKKFSDASKAFMSIVSSQACSSSTSALRWVLSCLATLLRKQDLAAWSYPVTLQVYHGLLSFCVHTKPKVRKAAQHGVCSVLRGSEFMFGDAAPEHHPAAPSTAKFCVQEIEKAGGAKEATTTLHVLALLRDVLPCFPAAVVKTCCETLLRVMTLSHVLVTACAMQAFHSLFSAQASVACLPAELNAQIITALYDYVPSTSDLQPLLTWLSTMERAHINLGRLQKDLCWAHLPRLFSAAMNCFLSPHSQVVSAAAQTLETILSECIAPHMEDVGTVSASAPAPAAYLCKMFRSVEEGLTYRFHAAWDEVLRVLEVFFETCGKQCHPIMRKCLQSLCDLRLSPHFPYTAEVDQAVGAAVSTMGPEVLLEAVPLEINGKEETLDFPRSWLLPVLRDNVQGARLGFFTSYFLPLAATLKSRALEFTQAGKSVEAKIYDTLQWQVWTLLPGFCTHPTDVLGAFKGLARTLGMAISERPDLRPTVCQALRTLIHKGCETDAERAEVGRFAKNFLPILFNVYSQPEEDGGTSAQHRSVLDTVRAYLTITDPQMVCGFLEKASAKLTSPESSEFARLSILDLVVAMAPYADEQSLDSLYRTIQPSLQSKERSMQKKAYRVLEEVCAAPHAPCQAFVHSHLQELQAALLDSLKSAASPAKRPRLKCLFHIVKQLSAEHEPFVTALVPEVILCTKEVSVGARKNAFMLLVEMGHAFIRFGPTPEEAMQRFLLLIYVGLTGSVTMISCTVLALTRLFFEFKDHLEFSVVEQLLQNICLLLASRTRDVVKAALGFLKVTLLLVDTKLLAKHVQTMLEAVGNLSDDMRRHFRMKLRNLFIKFIRKFGFELVKGLLPAEYHKVLVNIRKAESRSRKQRALKKAAADADEEEAPAPQPRGDSMEEILADSEDEEEEEEERHRGKEWRKQARQKGQAWLKEGEDDEPLNFLDPNVSQRVLATKPGPKRSRGVSHDFQMSEDGRLIIHEEEEELDDDEGKGADEEMADVLQDVGLRSKKSQKRRFREEPDDEEAEGGTSSQYRAGGSGIHRPLNKVPAFGAEYRSKKGKGDVKKKGQLDPYAYIPLNRAKLNRRKRAKMQGQFKGLMKGAQRGAKAGRRNRLKAQRS is encoded by the exons ATGGCGGCTGGCGCCGGAAGCGGAAACGAGGCTGTGGGCACGGCCGCACGTGGCGCCGGGTCCAGCATGGCGCGGAGCGGGAGGCTCCGCTCGGGAGCCGCGGCCAAGCTGAAGCGCTGGCGGAAGGGACACAGCAGCGACTCCAACCCCGAGACCCGCCAGCATCGTCTGGCTGCCCGCAGCCGCTTCTGCAGCCGGCCGGCGG AGAAAAGTAACCTGACGGTGGATGCAGTGAAGCTGCACAATGAGCTGCAGTCGGGGTCCCTGCGTCTGCAGCGGGCGGGTGACAGCGCCCAGCGGATGGAGGAGGGCAGTGCTGAGGAGGCGGCCACAGAGAGATCCTCCGGCACCTTCCTGAGCGGCCTGAGCGACTGCAGCAACGTCACCTTCAGCAAGGTGCAGCGCTTCTGGGAATCCAACTCTGCTGCTCACAAAGAG ATCTGTGCCGTGCTGGCGGCTGTGACAGAGGTGATCCGCTCCCGGGGCGGCAGGGAGAGCGAGACAGAATACTTTGCTGCACTG ATGACCACGCTGGAGGCAGTGGAGTCCCCCGAGTCGCTGTCTGCTGTCGCCTATCTGCTTAACCTTGTCCTAAAGCG GGTCCCGAGCCCTGTTCTCATCAAGAAGTTCTCAGATGCCTCAAAAGCCTTCATGAGTATCGTGTCCTCAcaggcctgcagcagctccacctcTGCCCTGCGATGG GTACTCTCTTGCCTGGCCACACTGCTACGGAAGCAAGACTTGGCAGCCTGGAGCTACCCTGTCACCCTGCAGGTCTATCACGGCTTGTTGAGCTTTTGTGTTCATACCAAGCCCAAG GTGCGGAAGGCAGCGCAGCACGGTGTGTGCTCTGTCCTGAGGGGCAGTGAGTTCATGTTTGGCGATGCAGCCCCTGAGCATCACCCTGCAGCACCCTCCACCGCCAAGTTCTGTGTGCAGGAGATTGAAAAAGCTGGAG GTGCCAAGGAGGCCACCACCACCCTGCATGTCCTTGCCCTGCTGCGGGACGTGCTGCCCtgcttccctgcagctgtggtGAAGACCTGCTGTGAGACCTTGCTCAGAGTCATGACCCTCAGCCATGTG CTGGTGACAGCGTGTGCCATGCAAGCTTTCCACAGCCTCTTCAGCGCCCAGGCCAGTGTGGCCTGCTTGCCAGCTGAGCTCAATGCCCAGATCATCACC GCTCTCTACGACTACGTGCCCAGCACGAGTGACCTGCAGCCACTGCTGACCTGGCTGTCCACCATGGAGCGGGCTCACATCAACCTGGGCAG GCTGCAAAAGGACCTGTGCTGGGCTCACTTGCCCCGGCTCTTCTCTGCTGCCATGAACTGCTTCCTCTCCCCACACTCCCAGGTggtgtcagcagcagcacagacccTGGAG ACTATCCTGAGTGAGTGTATTGCTCCCCACATGGAGGATGTGGGAACTGTGTCtgcatctgccccagcccctgctgcctaCCTGTGCAAGATGTTCAG ATCAGTGGAGGAAGGGCTGACATACCGTTTCCACGCAGCGTGGGATGAAGTTCTGCGAGTGTTGGAGGTCTTCTTTGAGACATGTGGGAAGCAGTGCCATCCCATCATGAGGAAG TGTCTCCAGTCCCTGTGTGACCTGCGTCTCTCCCCACACTTTCCCTACACTGCTGAAGTGGACCAGgcagtgggggctgctgtgAGCACCATGGGTCCCGAGgtgctcctggaggctgtgcccCTGGAGATCAATGGCAAGGA GGAGACGCTGGATTTCCCCCGCAGCTGGCTCCTGCCGGTGCTGCGGGACAACGTGCAGGGTGCACGCCTTGGCTTCTTCACCAGCTACTTCTTGCCTTTGGCGGCCACCCTGAAAAGCAGAG CCCTGGAGTTTACCCAAGCTGGGAAGAGTGTGGAGGCCAAGATCTACGACACGCTGCAGTGGCAG GTCTGGACTCTGCTTCCTGGCTTCTGCACGCATCCCACAGATGTGCTGGGGGCCTTCAAGGGGCTGGCCCGCACCCTGGGCATGGCCATCAGTGAGCGCCCCGATCTCCGCCCCACCGTGTGCCAGGCCTTGCGCACCCTCATCCACAAAGGCTGCGAGACAG ATGCGGAGCGGGCAGAAGTGGGTCGCTTTGCCAAAAATTTCCTGCCCATCCTGTTCAACGTGTACAGCCAACCCGAGGAGGATGGGGGCACAAGTGCTCAGCACCGCTCTGTGCTGGACACTGTCCGTGCTTACCTGACCATCACAGATCCTCAG ATGGTGTGTGGATTCCTGGAGAAAGCCAGTGCAAAGCTGACCAGTCCTGAGAGCTCTGAGTTTGCCAG ACTCTCCATCCTGGACCTGGTAGTGGCAATGGCACCCTATGCTGATGAGCAGTCCCTGGACTCCTTGTACCGTACCATCCAGCCTTCCCTCCAG agcaaaGAGCGCAGCATGCAGAAGAAGGCGTACCGTGTGCTGGAGGAGGTGTGTGCTGCTCCCCACGCTCCCTGCCAGGCCTTCGTCCACTCCcacctccaggagctgcaggcagcgCTGCTGGACTCGCTCAAGAGCGCAGCATCCCCGGCCAAGAGG CCACGGCTGAAATGCCTGTTCCACATTGTGAAGCAGCTGTCTGCAGAGCACGAGCCTTttgtcactgccctggtcccaGAG GTCATCCTGTGCACCAAGGAGGTGTCTGTGGGGGCCCGCAAGAACGCCTTCATGCTGCTCGTGGAGATGGGCCATGCTTTCATCCGCTTTGGGCCCACCCCTGAAG AGGCCATGCAGCGCTTCCTGCTCCTCATCTACGTGGGgctcactggctcagtcaccATGATCAGCTGCACCGTGCTGGCGCTGACCCGCCTGTTCTTCGAGTTCAAAG ATCACCTGGAGTTCAGTGTggtggagcagctcctgcagaacatCTGCCTGTTGCTGGCCTCCCGCACACGGGATGTGGTCAAGGCAGCCCTGGGATTCCTGAAGGTCACACTGCTCCTGGTGGACACCAAGCTCCTGGCCAAGCATGTCCAGACAATG CTGGAGGCTGTGGGGAACCTTTCAGATGACATGAGGCGCCACTTCCGTATGAAGCTGCGAAACCTTTTCATCAAGTTCATCCGCAAGTTTGG CTTTGAGCTGGTCaaggggctgctgccagccGAGTACCATAAGGTGCTGGTGAACATCCGCAAGGCAGAGTCCCGGAGCCGCAAGCAGCGTGCCCTGAAGAAGGCAGCTGCAGATGCGGATGAGGAGGAGGCACCAGCACCACAGCCCAGAGGAGACAG TATGGAGGAGATCCTGGCTGACtcagaggatgaggaggaggaagaggaggaacgGCATCGGGGCAAGGAGTGGAGGAAGCAAGCACGGCAGAAGGGCCAGGCATGGCTCAAGGAAGGGGAAGATGATGAGCCCCTCAACTTCCTGGACCCTAATGTGTCCCAGCGGGTGCTGG CCACCAAGCCAGGCCCCAAGCGGTCCAGAGGAGTGAGCCATGATTTCCAGATGTCTGAGGATGGACGCCTAATCATCcatgaagaggaagaggagctggATGATGATGAAGGCAAAG GAGCAGATGAGGAGATGGCAGATGTGCTGCAAGATGTGGGGCTCCGCAGT AAGAAAAGTCAGAAGCGTCGGTTCAGAGAGGAGCCAGACGATGAGGAAGCTGAGGGTGGAACCTCTTCTCAGTATAGAG CTGGAGGCTCTGGGATCCATCGGCCGCTGAACAAGGTGCCAGCCTTCGGTGCAGAGTATAGATCCAAG AAAGGTAAAGGTGACGTGAAGAAGAAGGGCCAACTCGACCCCTATGCCTACATCCCCCTGAACAGAGCTAAACTCAACAGAAG GAAGCGGGCGAAAATGCAGGGCCAGTTCAAGGGCCTGATGAAGGGCGCGCAGCGCGGGGCCAAGGCCGGCCGCAGGAACCGTCTGAAGGCCCAACGCTCCTGA